CACGTCGTGGAGCTCCTGCCCCTGCCGCATGATGTCCAGGTCGTGGTCCGGACGGATGGAAAACAGATCCAGCACCTGGTCGAGCATCTCCCGGTGCTGTGCTGTCACGCACACCCGGCACGAAAAACGATCGCTTTGCTCCCGCAGTGCGTTCACGACGGGAGCCATCTTGATGGCTTCCGGACGGGTGCCGAAGACGACGAGGATCCGAATTGCTCTTCCCATACGCTCCCCGGTTCTCATTTCACCTTGTGTCTTCTTAGCAAGGAAATCGTTTCCAGTGAATCCGCGTATTCATGGTCTCGAGTCAAGAGGACAAACCCTCTCGGTTTCGGCTGAACACTTTCCTCCGCCGAAGGAATGGTCGGGAAAAATGCGCACAACTCGTGTTTTTTCATTGTAGAACGGATGAGGGAAATATTCATTTTCCGAAAGGCGCTGTACCGGTCGTATCCGTATCCATCATCACCGGGAACCTGAAAATCGTCTACGATTATTACAAATTTTTCCCACCGGGAAGCGATCTGCTCTATTTCTTCCACAAGCGGACAATCGTTCCCCCAATGGGCGTCCAAATAGAAGAAAACTTCACTTTGAACTATTTCAGGATTGTTGCTCAACTCTTTAATAAATGCCCTTGAATCGGAATGATATAAATATATTCCGGAAATGTTTTTCAGTCTCATCCTCGCCAACAAGTACATATTTTTATTTATTTCAGAGGAATAAACGGGCAATTTGGACCTCACAGACAGATATCCTGTGGTTTCACCATTATGCGTTCCCGTCTCGATGATGCAAGAAAACCGGTATTTCTTCAGCACCTCTTCGAAAATCCTCTTTCTTCCCGCCAATCCGTTGAAACCGCCACCTTCTCCTGGTTGAAACGTGGGGGAATTAACGAGCACAGAGACCGCTGTTTCAAGATCCGTCAACCGGTTCTTGATTTTCTTCAACATGATTCCTCCCCAAGGTTGGAGATGGATTCTTAACGGACCCCCATCAGATCCGCCATCGCTTCCGCCACCGCCTCCGCGGAGATGCTCCGCCGGCATTCGGCGTCCATGGCGCACCGTTTCCTCAGGCACGCCGTGCAGGGCATCGGTGCCTGGAGGAACCGGTGGTTGGAGCCGAACGGGGCGTTCCGGTTCCCGTCGGTGACCCGGAAGACGGAGACGGTCTTCGCCCCAACCGCGGCGGCCACGTGCAGGGGGCCGGTGTCCGGGGCCATGAGACAGCCGCACTTCCGGTACACGGCGGCGAGCTCCCCGAGGGTCAGCTTCGGAAGCAGTTCCACCCCCCTCCCCGCGTGGTTACGGATCTCTTCCGCCTCGCGGCGCTCTTCCTCGTTCCCCCACGACAGGAAGGCCCCCATCCGCGGGTAGCGTTTCCGCAAGACACCCAGAGCCTCCGCCCAGAAAACGGGATCCATCCGCTTGGTGCGCCACGTGGTCCCCGCGTGCACGACAACGAGGGGTGCGGCCTCCGGGAAGATCTCCCCGAGGACCTCTGCCGCGTGCCGCATCTGCGCCTCCGTGATAACGAATTCGGACCGGAGGTCGGACAGGTCGAACTCCCCGCCGAAGGGGGCGCTCACGATCCGGAGGAGCTTCTGGCTGATGTGCCGATCCTCCGGCCGAAGTGCAACCTTGCGGTTCGTGAAGAGGAGGTTGGGCACCTCGCGCGCTCCGTCCCGGTCGAACCCGTATCGCAGGGGGGCGGCGGAGAGACGGGTGACTACCCCGCTCTTGGCGTTCCCCTGGAGATCGAAGGCGACGTCGTACTTTCCCTCGCGAAGGCCTCGCACCGCCGCCGATGCCTCCCGCCGCGCCGCCGCCGTGCTCCACCCCTGTTTCCACCGCTTGAGATCGAGCGATACCACCCGGCGAAGCCCGGGGTTCCCTTCGAGCAGGCCAGCGAACCGCCGGTCGACCGCCCAGTCGATCCAAGCCGCGGGGGCGACCCGCCCCAGGTAATCGATCACGGGGAGCGCGTGCGCAACGTCTCCCAGCGCCGAAAGCTTCACGATCAATATCCGTTGAAATTCAGGTGGCCTCACGTGAACTCTCCGCCATCAGGCCGCGCGCGGCGTCAACCACCATGTCCGCCGTGATTCCCAGCATGCACTCGTGCCCCCGGTCGCACTCCCTCCGCATGCATGGGGAGCAGTCCATGTCCACGCGGACGATCTTCGCCGTGCGGGTCCACGGGGAAGTGGTGCGCCAGTCCGTCGGCCCAAAGATCGCCACGAGCGGGGTCCCAAGCGCCGCCGCGATGTGCATCGGCCCGGAGTCGTTGGTGACGAGGAATCCGCAGAGGGAAAGCAAAGCCATAAGCTCGCGCACGGTCGTCTTTCCCGCGAGGTTCACCGGCCTGCGCCGCATGGCCGCCTCGATCTCGGCGGACAGGGGCATCTCGGGGGACGACCCCATCAGCAAGACGGAGGCGTCCCACTCCTCCGAAAGGGCGTCGGCCGCGGCGGCGAACCGGTCGGGAAACCAGCGTTTCGCCGATCCGTATGTCGCGCCCGGATTGATTCCGAGGATTCTGCTCCCCTTCGGAACTCCCAGCGAGGATAGTCGCGCCACCATGGCGTCCCGTTCCTCACCGCTCACCTGCAGGCGCATCGCCGGGTTCGCCGGCCTGGGGATTCCCAATTCCGAAACCAGGTGGAGGTAATACTCCGCGTGGTGCATGCGGAGTACCTCCTCGGTCGCGGGTACGGCCCGGGAAAGGAGCATGCGCCTTCCATCGGTTGCATACCCCGCCCGGTCGGGAATGCCGGCAAGGAAGGCCAGAAGCGCCGCGTCGAAGGCGTTCTGAAACAGTATCGCCGTTGTGATGTCTCTGCGGCGAAGCTCTGCCGCCATCCGCAGCATCCCGGCCGCCCCGGCGTGTTTGCCTTCCTTTTCGTATACGAGGATTTCGTCGATGTCGGGATGATGGCGGAACAACTCGGCGACCAGGGGCTTTGCGGCCAGGAGGATCCGGGACCCGGGGAAAGCGGCCCGCACCGCGCCCAAAGCCGGGGTGGTCAGAACCGCGTCTCCAAGCCAGTTGACGGCACGCACGAGGAGCGGTTTCGGCAGGCCCTTCTTCATCCCGAATAGCACGAAAACAGAATATCATCCCCCGAAGAACCGGCGTACCTGCCGGATGACCTCGTCCTGGTCCTTCCGGGAGAGAAACGCCGACATCGGCAGCGAGAGGATCTCCCGGGAGACGGCGGAGGCCACGGGGAAATCACCCTCCCCGTACCCCAGTCCGGAGAAGGCCTCCTGCCGGTGCAGAGGGATCGGGTAATGAACGGCCGTGGGTATGCCGTTCTCGTTCAGATGCGCCGCGAGCTCGTCCCTGCGCGGGGTCCGGATCGAATACTGCGCGTAGACATGCGTGTTCCCGGGCACGATTGCCGGAACGGTGACGACATCCCCCAGGGCTTTCGAATAGTACGCACCCGCTTCGGCGCGGCGCTCCACCTCCGCGGGGAAATGGGGGAACTTGGCCAGGAGCACAGCAGCCTGGATCTCGTCGAGCCGCCCGTTGATGCCGATCGCCCTGTGCCGGTACCGCTCCCACTGGCCGTGGTTGCGCAGGCCCGCGATCCGGTCCGCAATCCTGTCGTCCGAGGTGAACACCATGCCTCCGTCCCCGTAGCAGCCGAGCGGCTTGGAAGGGAAGAAGGAGGTCGTCCCCACGTGCGGAAACCCGCAGGATCTCGTCCCGTTGCGCGTGGCCCCGAACGACTGGCAGCCGTCCTCGACGAGGAAGAGACCGTACTCCGATGCGATCTTGAGCAGGGCCTCGATGTCCGCGCACTGCCCGTAGAGGCTGACCGCGATGATGCCGCGCGTCTTCTTCGTCAACACCTCCTCGACCTTCCGGGGGTCGATGTTGTAAGTCAGAGGCTCGATGTCGACGAAGACCGGCGTGGCGCCAGCGAGCGCGACCACCTCGGCTGTCGCGATGAAGGTGAAGGGCGTCGTGATGATCTCGTCCCCGGGACCCACCCCGTGCGCCATCAGCGCGAGCAGGAGAGCATCGGTTCCGGAGGAGCAGCCGAAGGCGTGCCGGACTCCCACGTAAGAGGCCAGACCGCGCTCCAGTTCGGCCCCCTTGGGTCCCAGGATGAACTGGGAACTGCGGAGCACCTCGTCCATTCCGGCGCGGATGTCGGCCTCATAAGCCGCGAATTGGCTCTGCAGATCGATGAATTTCATTGGATAATCCGCCTTTTTCGCGATGCAAACTGTTTCCCGGGTACCTTTCCTTGTACCATATAGTCCACCGATTTCCAATTTCCGAGCCGTTTTTTCTGTCAAACCGCGGGGGTATTCTGGTATAAATACAAGGTTCCGGGAGGGATGGCCGAGCGGCTGAAGGCGGCGGTCTTGAAAACCGCTGAGCGGAAACGCTCCGTAGGTTCGAATCCTACTCCCTCCGCCAGGATGAGCGGGGACAATACTCTCCCGCATCCCGGAGATGAGGCAGGAATGTCACCGATGGATCGGAGAGGTGGCCGAGTCGGCTGAAGGCAACCGCCTGCTAAGCGGTTGTACGGGTAAAACCGTACCGAGGGTTCGAATCCCTCCCTCTCCGCCAGGATGTTTGACAATCGGAGAATTGGGGATTCGAACCGGCTGCCCTTTTTGGCATTGCCAGGAGGTTCGCGGAGAGGTGTCCGAGCTGGCCGAAGGAACGCGACTGGAAATCGCGTAGGCGGCTTAACCCCGCCTCGAGGGTTCGAATCCCTCCCTCTCCGCCAGGATGTTTGCAATCGGAGAATTGGGGATTCGAACCCGAGCCCGCCGCCGACCGATCAGGGAGGATAAGCGCGACCTTGTGGAGCGCGGCAGGCGGGCGAGGCGACCGGGAAGGCGATGGCGAGATCGCCGAAGCCTCATCGGGCGAATCCTACTCCCTCCGCCAGGATGAGCGGGGACAATACTCTCCCGCATCCCGGAGATGAGGCAGGAATGTCACCGATGGATCGGAGAGGTGGCCGAGTCGGCTGAAGGCAACCGCCTGCTAAGCGGTTGTACGGGTAAAACCGTACCGAGGGTTCGAATCCCTCCCTCTCCGCCAGGATGTTTGACAATCGGAGAATTGGGGATTCGAACCGGCTGCCCTTTTTGGCATTGCCAGGAGGTTCGCGGAGAGGTGTCCGAGCTGGCCGAAGGAACGCGACTGGAAATCGCGTAGGCGGCTTAACCCCGCCTCGAGGGTTCGAATCCCTCCCTCTCCGCCAGGATGTTTGCAATCGGAGAATTGGGGATTCGAACCCGAGCCCGCCGCCGACGAGGATGCTGCCTCGGGTATGGTTCTGGCAGGATCCGAGTCCGAGGGACCGCCGACCGAATAGGGAGGGAAAGCGCGAGCGACGGCGAGCGCGGCAGGTCCCGAGGCGGGCGGCGCAGCGACACCTGGAATATTGTGAGCGTGAGCCGCCGATCAGGGAGGATAAGCGCGACCTTGGGAGCGCGGCAGGCGGGCGAGGCGGCAGGGAGGGCGGCCCCACTCCCGGAATAAGTTCGCTCCCTGAGGTTCCCCGCTACAGAATTGCGGAGGGGTAAAGGCGGGATCGCCGGAGCCTCGACGGGCGAATCCCTCCCTCTCCGCCACATGGGGGACATTCCCGGTTTTATCGAGTTCCAGGTTGAGCAGTGTCCCCCGCCATGGTTATTACCGCCCGGACTTTCAAACCGTGAAAGGACGGAAAGAAAGAGGAGGAACGATGAAGAGAGCCGCCTTGCTGACCGCAGCCCTGCTGATGTTCACCCTTGCCATGGCCGCCTGCAAGAAAAAGGAGCCGCCGCCTCCCCCGCCGCCGATGCCCGGCCAGGGGATGCCCGGCCAGTTCGGTGCCATGCCCCCGATGGGCGGGGGTCCGGAAAAGAAGGTGGTCGTCCCGGATGCGGTGAAGGGAACTTGGAAGGCCGTCAAGATCGAGGTGGAGTACAAGGAAAAGAAGTCCAGGAAGCAGTTCACGGTGCCCCTGAACTCGGAGTTCAAGGTCCCCGATTCCGACCTTGTCCTCAAGACGGGCGAGTTCCTGCCTCACTTCTCGATGGCGGCCGACTCGATCACCTCCAGCTCCAACAACCTGGAGAACCCGGCGGCCCAGATCGAGGTCTTCCAGAACCAGAAGGAGATCTTCCACGGATGGCTCTTCGCGAAGTTCCCGACGGTCCATCCGTTCCAGCACGACAAGTACGGCATGACGCTTGTGGAGGGGATAAAGAAGTAACGCAGCGAAGGGGGGCGCGCGGGTGCCCCGGGGGGGAACACTCATTCAACTCAAGACCCGAGTTCACGAATGTCCCCCCGGGCACGCCGGACCACCGCCAGCATCTGCTCGTGGATCCGCCCGTTGGATGCGAGGATATCGGGCTGGTGGATGTCATAGGGCGACCCGTCGAGGCGGGTCGCCACGCCTCCGGCCTCCATAAGAATCAGAAGACCCGCCGCCGTGTCCCATGGCTTCAGCTTCAGTTCCCAGAACCCGTCGAACCTCCCGCAGGCGAGGTAGCACATGTCCAGCGCCGCCGACCCGTCGCGACGGATCGCCTGCCCCGTGAAAACGAACTCGCGGAAATATTCCAGGTTGGTGTCGGCGGACGTCTTCACGTCATAGGCGAACCCGGTCGCAAGCAAGGACTGGCGCAGGTTTTCCGTGGCGGATACGGCGATCCGCTCGCCGTTGCGGAACGCCCCTCCCCCGGGTGTCGCCGTGAACAGCTCCGAGAGAAGAGGGTCGAACACCGCTCCCGCCAGCGCCTCTCCGTTCCCCTCCACCGCGATCGAGACGCAGAAACAGGGGTAGTTGTGCGCGTAATTGGTCGTCCCGTCGAGGGGATCCACGATCCACCGGTAGGACGATGAGGACAGGATCTCCGGGGTTTCCTCCGAGAGAATGCCGTGGTCGGGGAAGGAGGACCGGATCCTCTCCACGATGTACGCCTCCGACTGGCGGTCCACCTCGGTCACCAGGTTGATCTCCCCCTTGTAGCGGATCGACTGTTTGCGTCCGTAGTTCCGGCGCAGGATCTCGCCCGCACCCTTCGCCACGTCCTCCGCGAATTCCAACAACTCCCTGTTCTCCATCGCGCCTCCCCGCGTACTGCGCTTGCATCCTTTCTCCGGCATTATAGTATGGTGGGGAATCCGGCGGGAGGCATGGAAGATGAAACGTGGCTTTGCGGTTCTTCTCTTGACGATGGTGGTCCTGCTTGCGGCGTGCGCGACTGCGAAGAAGGAGGCAAGGCCCTGGCAGCCAGGCGAGAGCATCCTCTGCCCCCATTGCGGGCGCGCGTTCCCGGTCCCCGAAAAGCTCGGCCAATGACGTCGACCGCTCCCCTTGATTAGTGGCACGTAATATATTATTGTGCCACCAAGGATCAGGAAGGGGGAAAAGGGGCAATGGCCGGCATCACCCGGTTCGGCGTATCGCTGGAGGAAAAACTCCTGAGACGGTTCGACCGCCTGATCGAGCGGAAAGGGTACGCCAACCGCTCCGAGGCGATCCGGGACCTGATCCGGGAGAGCCTGGTCCGGGAACAGTGGGAGATGGGCGCCGATGAAGCGGTGGGCACGATCACGCTCGTGTACAACCACGAAACACGGGAACTGGCCGACCGGCTGAACGACCTCCAGCACGCACACTACAAGGAGATCGTCTCCACGCTTCATGTCCACCTGGACGCCCACCACTGCCTGGAAGTCCTCGTGGTACGGGGAAAAGCCACCAACCTGAAGGCGATCGCCGACCGGCTCATCGGAACCCGGGGCGTCAAGCACGGGACATTCTCCGCCACGGCGGAGGGGAAGGCGCTGACGTGATTTTTTTGCCAGGGAGTAGCACGATTTTTAATATCGTAATATCATTCGTTCAAGGGGAGACCTTATGGCGTCGGGCAAAGACCCGATAAAAGATCCCGAAGGACAAGGCCCTTCCGAATCCAGGTAGCAGGAGAACCCCATGCACATCCCGGATGGATACCTCGGACCGCCCACCTACATCGCCGGCTATGCGATCTGCGCGCCCCTGTGGGCCCTGGCGGCGCGGAAGATCCGCCAGTCCCTCGATGCGCGCAGGGTGCCGCTCCTGGCAATCTCGGCGGCGTTCGCTTTCCTCGTCATGATGTTCAACATCCCCCTGCCCGGAGCGACCACGGGGCACGCGGTGGGGGGGGTCCTGATCGCCATCGCCGTGGGGCCGTGGGGAGCGTTTCTTTCGATCAGCATCGCACTGGTCATGCAGGCCCTGCTCTTCGGCGACGGCGGGATCACAGCCATCGGCGCAAACTGCATCAACATCGCCTTCGTCATGCCCTTTACCGGATATTCCGCATACAGGATGCTTTCCAAAGTGGGCCGATTATCTCGCGGGAAGGGAAAAACGATCGCGGCGGGAATTGCAGGGTGGCTCGGCCTGAACGCATCCGCATTCGCCGCAGCAATGGAGTTCGGCATCCAGCCCCTTCTGCACACGGGGGCCGATGGCCGCGCCTTCTACGCACCGTACCCGCTCTCGGTGGCGCTTCCAGCCATGATGGTTCAGCATCTCTTTGTTTTCGGGGTAGTCGAAGGGCTGGTCACCGGCCTCGTGGTCCATTACCTGCAGCGGTCGCGGTCCGCATGGATGCTGCTGCCGGCCGGAGGGGAGACCGCAAAATGAGCGGCACCGGGGGATTCAGGGAATACCGGAAATTCCTCGTCGCACTGATCGTCATGGCGCTCCTGTCACCTCTCGGGCTGTACCTGCCCCGGATTCTGAAGGCCGGTTCCGCCTGGGGGGAATGGGGCGTGGACGAGATCAGGGAGATGGTCGGGTACGAACCCCAAGGGATGAAAAAGACGGCGGAGGTCTGGAAAGCCCCGATGCCGGATTACGCAATTCCCGGCCAGGAGAACGCTCCCCTTCCCCGGCTGAGCCTCTTCTATATTCTGTCCGGATTCCTGGGCATCCTTCTGTGCGGCGGCGGAACCTGGCTCCTGGGCCGGTGGCTGGCCGGGAAAAGGAAGGTGCGGCAACCATGGAGGTGATGGATCGGGAACGGAAGTTTCTGGATCTTGTCGACGCCCGAGGTCTTCGACCACTCGGGAACCGGCACGTCGAGAGGACGCTGCGGGGAATCTCTTCCTTTTTTTCAACCGCCTTTTTCCGCGAAGAAACCGCCCGCCGTCCCGGCATCCTGCAGAGGGTCGATCCCCGGGCGCGTCTTCTCGCCGCCCTTGCGTTCCTTGTCAGCTTAAGCTTCGCACGGCGGTTCCCCACCCTCGAGGCACATGCCGTTTTGCCGCTGGCCGCCGTCGCGCTCTCCCGCATCCGCCTCCGGGAATTCCTGGGCGCCGGTTTCCTGTTCGCGTTGCTCTTTTCCCTGTTGATGTCGGCCCCCTCCTTGCTGAATCTTTTCTACGAAGGGACAGTGGTCTATCCGCTGCTTGCCATCGGCGAAGGACGGTCGATAGGCCCATATTCATTGCCCAAGGTCGTCGGGATCACCCGGGAGGGACTCCTGACCGCAGCCACCTTCCTCCTGCGCGTCCTCCCCTCCGTGGCAGCCGTCCTGTGGCTTACCCTGTCCACCCGATGGACCGACCTTCTCCGCGCCCTCCGGTTCCTGCGCCTCCCCCCCCTTTTCCTGCAGGTGGGAGGGATGACGGTGCGATACGTCCATGCCCTTCTCCGGCAGTCCGAAGAGATGCACCTCGGCAAAAAGAGCCGCTCCGTTTGCCGGCTGCCCGTGAGGGCGGAGCAGGCATGGGCCGGTTCACGCCTCGCGGCCTCCTGGGAGAGAAGCCTCCACCTGATGGAGGAAGTCAGCGGAGCCATGAAAGCACGGGGCTTCACGGGGGAAGCGAAATTCCCGCGGGAAGTTCGGTTCGGGGCAAGGGATTGGGGGTTCATCGTCGTCGTCATGTTATTCTGTATCGGTGCACATCTCCTTTGATATGCATGCGTCCCGTGATCTGCATGCGTCCCGGCAAGATCGGGAGACGGTTTCGCCGCCCCTCCTGGAATTGAAGGATGTCCATTTCGCTTACGACGGGATCCCGGCGCTTTCCGGCCTTTCGCTGGCGGTTGGTTCCGGCGAGCGGATCGCGATGCTGGGAGCCAACGGGTGCGGAAAGTCTACCCTCCTCAAGCTTCTGGGGGGATTGATCTTTCCGCAGAAGGGAACTTACCAGGCCTTCGGCCGCAGGATTACCGATCCCCTCCTCTCCCGCGACCCCTTCGGGATGTATTTCCGGAAGGAGATCGGCATTCTTTTCCAGAATCCGGACGCCCAGCTGTTCAACCCGACGGTCGAGGACGAGATCGCCTTCGGCCCGCTGCAGATGAACGACCCCCCGGAAGAGGTACACTCGAAGGTACGGGAAGCGATCGACCGCTTCGGGCTCCGCGGCCTCTCCGGCAGGCCCCCCTTCGCCCTTTCGGAGGGCGAGAAGAAAAAAGTCGCCATTGCCTCCGTTCTGGTGACGGACCCGCAGATCCTCCTGCTCGACGAGCCCACGGCGGGGCTCGACCCGCGGAGCAGCCGGGCGCTGGTGGACGTCATCATGGAAATGGAAACGCGGGGGAAGACGGTGATCACGGCCACACACGACCTGCACATCGTACCCGACATCGCGCGGCGGGTAATCGTGTTCGGAGAGGACCGGCGGATCCTCGCTTCCGGCACTCCCGAGCAGATCCTTTCGGACCGCTCCCTGCTCCTGGCCGCCAACCTCGTCCACCTCCACCGCCACGCGCACGAGGACTACTGGCACGAGCACGAGCATGAGCACCCCGAGGTATACCACTTCCACCGGCATCCGGACGATCCTTCTGACGGAGGTGCAGAGAAATGAGCCCCGTGCGGCGCCTTCCGGACTCCGTCGTGAAACGTCCCATTTCCCTGAATTACGGCCGCAGGACGATGGCGCTCCTGGGCGGCGTCTTTCGGACCGTCGACCTTCTCTCGGCGCGCCCTCCCCTGCTGCCTCCCTCCTGGGAAGCGCTCCTCCAGCAGCGGATCGCGCGGCCCATCGGCTGCCTCCCTCTGCGGCAGATTCTCAAGCCCGGCGAATCCGTCGCCTTCGCGATCTCGGACGTAACCCGATACAGCGCTACGGAAAAATTCCTCACACCGCTCCTTCGGGAGACGGACGCGGCGGGGATCCCCCGGAAGAAGGTCACCCTCTTCGTCGCCCGGGGGACGCACCGCGCGCTCTCGGTGGAGGAGCTCCGGGCGGTGGTCGGTCCCGAAATATCCTCCGGAGTGCACGTGGAGCAGTCGGACCCGGACGGAGAAACGGTGCTTGTGGGGACCACGTCGTGCGGAACGCCGGTCCTGTTATCCCGATCGTTGATGGAGCAAGACCGGATCGTCCTGACGGGCACGATCTCCTTCCACTACTTCGCCGGCTTCGGCGGCGGCAGGAAAACCTTGGTCCCCGGCTGCGCGGGGCGCAAGACCGCGGAAGCCACCCACTTTCGCATCTTCCGCACCGACGGCCCGGGGAAGCACCCCCTCGCGCGCCCCGGGATCCTTGCCGGGAACCCCGTGCACCAGGACATCCTCGAAGCCGTATCCA
The DNA window shown above is from Deltaproteobacteria bacterium RBG_16_64_85 and carries:
- a CDS encoding lipopolysaccharide heptosyltransferase I, whose product is MRPPEFQRILIVKLSALGDVAHALPVIDYLGRVAPAAWIDWAVDRRFAGLLEGNPGLRRVVSLDLKRWKQGWSTAAARREASAAVRGLREGKYDVAFDLQGNAKSGVVTRLSAAPLRYGFDRDGAREVPNLLFTNRKVALRPEDRHISQKLLRIVSAPFGGEFDLSDLRSEFVITEAQMRHAAEVLGEIFPEAAPLVVVHAGTTWRTKRMDPVFWAEALGVLRKRYPRMGAFLSWGNEEERREAEEIRNHAGRGVELLPKLTLGELAAVYRKCGCLMAPDTGPLHVAAAVGAKTVSVFRVTDGNRNAPFGSNHRFLQAPMPCTACLRKRCAMDAECRRSISAEAVAEAMADLMGVR
- a CDS encoding lipopolysaccharide heptosyltransferase II — its product is MKKGLPKPLLVRAVNWLGDAVLTTPALGAVRAAFPGSRILLAAKPLVAELFRHHPDIDEILVYEKEGKHAGAAGMLRMAAELRRRDITTAILFQNAFDAALLAFLAGIPDRAGYATDGRRMLLSRAVPATEEVLRMHHAEYYLHLVSELGIPRPANPAMRLQVSGEERDAMVARLSSLGVPKGSRILGINPGATYGSAKRWFPDRFAAAADALSEEWDASVLLMGSSPEMPLSAEIEAAMRRRPVNLAGKTTVRELMALLSLCGFLVTNDSGPMHIAAALGTPLVAIFGPTDWRTTSPWTRTAKIVRVDMDCSPCMRRECDRGHECMLGITADMVVDAARGLMAESSREAT
- a CDS encoding aminotransferase DegT, encoding MKFIDLQSQFAAYEADIRAGMDEVLRSSQFILGPKGAELERGLASYVGVRHAFGCSSGTDALLLALMAHGVGPGDEIITTPFTFIATAEVVALAGATPVFVDIEPLTYNIDPRKVEEVLTKKTRGIIAVSLYGQCADIEALLKIASEYGLFLVEDGCQSFGATRNGTRSCGFPHVGTTSFFPSKPLGCYGDGGMVFTSDDRIADRIAGLRNHGQWERYRHRAIGINGRLDEIQAAVLLAKFPHFPAEVERRAEAGAYYSKALGDVVTVPAIVPGNTHVYAQYSIRTPRRDELAAHLNENGIPTAVHYPIPLHRQEAFSGLGYGEGDFPVASAVSREILSLPMSAFLSRKDQDEVIRQVRRFFGG
- a CDS encoding inositol monophosphatase — translated: MENRELLEFAEDVAKGAGEILRRNYGRKQSIRYKGEINLVTEVDRQSEAYIVERIRSSFPDHGILSEETPEILSSSSYRWIVDPLDGTTNYAHNYPCFCVSIAVEGNGEALAGAVFDPLLSELFTATPGGGAFRNGERIAVSATENLRQSLLATGFAYDVKTSADTNLEYFREFVFTGQAIRRDGSAALDMCYLACGRFDGFWELKLKPWDTAAGLLILMEAGGVATRLDGSPYDIHQPDILASNGRIHEQMLAVVRRARGDIRELGS
- a CDS encoding nickel-responsive regulator; translation: MAGITRFGVSLEEKLLRRFDRLIERKGYANRSEAIRDLIRESLVREQWEMGADEAVGTITLVYNHETRELADRLNDLQHAHYKEIVSTLHVHLDAHHCLEVLVVRGKATNLKAIADRLIGTRGVKHGTFSATAEGKALT
- a CDS encoding cobalamin biosynthesis protein CbiM (catalyzes the ATP-dependent transport of cobalt); protein product: MHIPDGYLGPPTYIAGYAICAPLWALAARKIRQSLDARRVPLLAISAAFAFLVMMFNIPLPGATTGHAVGGVLIAIAVGPWGAFLSISIALVMQALLFGDGGITAIGANCINIAFVMPFTGYSAYRMLSKVGRLSRGKGKTIAAGIAGWLGLNASAFAAAMEFGIQPLLHTGADGRAFYAPYPLSVALPAMMVQHLFVFGVVEGLVTGLVVHYLQRSRSAWMLLPAGGETAK